Within Ramlibacter henchirensis, the genomic segment GCGGTGCCGGCCTGCGGCAGCGCCTGACGCAGCGCCTCCCAGCCCTGGCGGCCGCGATCGAGCCGCTCGCGGATCTCCGGCGTGGACAGCGGAGCGTCGGTCAGGGCGCGCAGGCCTTCCTCGAATTCGGCCACCGTGGCCGCGAGCGAATGCGAGGACTGCGCCTCCGCACCCGGCTGGGCCGCCAGCAGCGCCAGCTTGGCCGCGCGCTGCGACAGCATGCGCTGGCGGCCCGCGACGTTGACGATGTGCACGGTGGTCGCGAGGCCGGACGACTCAAGCGCCAGCACCAGCGCGTCGGCCTGTCGCAGCACGTCTTCGGCCAGGGCGTCCACGGCGGCCAGCGCCTGCGGCTCCGGGGCGGCCTCCAGCGGGCCGCGCAGCGCCTGCCAGCCGGCCCGCGCCGCCTGCAGCAGGTCGCCGAACGTCGCGGACGAGAGCTCCTTCTCCAGCGCCTGCAGGTTCTCCTCGACACGTGCCACCGACGCGCGGATCAAGGCCAGCGCAGAGGCCGCGTCGCTGCGGTGGCAGACCAGCGCGTAGAGCTTCACCAGCCGCTGCGACAGCATGCGCTGCTGCCCGGCGCGGTTGATCGCGTCGGCGGCGCGCGCCGCGTCGATCACTTGGCGAGAGACCTGGCCGACGCGCACGTTGCCGTGCATGGCGGCGCTGCGCAGGAGCGCGAAGGCCTCCTGTTCGTCGACGCGGCGGGCGCGCATCAGGACGCCCTTGGCCTGGTCCAGCAGCTTGCGCTCCTCGAGGCGGCGCGTGAGCTCGGCCGCCTGTTCGC encodes:
- a CDS encoding type IV pili methyl-accepting chemotaxis transducer N-terminal domain-containing protein, encoding MTSVLLLLTPDPALPALAADLRSAGFTVVAEGECANLVRDALRAQPDVVLCWQPRPDGAFLEAVRTLQAQQSMPLLVFTQDSGVEPMQRALDAGVHGWVVQGYAPHRLRPLVQLAQAREAHERALREQAAELTRRLEERKLLDQAKGVLMRARRVDEQEAFALLRSAAMHGNVRVGQVSRQVIDAARAADAINRAGQQRMLSQRLVKLYALVCHRSDAASALALIRASVARVEENLQALEKELSSATFGDLLQAARAGWQALRGPLEAAPEPQALAAVDALAEDVLRQADALVLALESSGLATTVHIVNVAGRQRMLSQRAAKLALLAAQPGAEAQSSHSLAATVAEFEEGLRALTDAPLSTPEIRERLDRGRQGWEALRQALPQAGTAPGRAKLAAASEALLEDFDQLTAAYQHSIQVLMG